A region of Carassius auratus strain Wakin chromosome 41, ASM336829v1, whole genome shotgun sequence DNA encodes the following proteins:
- the LOC113059637 gene encoding microfibril-associated glycoprotein 4-like encodes MAMAVFVAALLSVFMGFTESVSDEFYPVDCSDIYKSGEKVSGIYSIYPAGDIPVWVYCQMISGGKDEENGGWTVIQRRMDGSVNFYRPWNQYKRGFGNVESEYWLGLENMYQLTRKRKYMLRVDLEDFKGRKGFALYTFFSVGPESDGYKLQVTGFKNGGAGDSLFTHNGQKFSTFDKDQESDPRNCAKTFLGAFWYNRCHYTNPNGVYLWGEDPTIYAIGNVWYTWKNNFAVGMKYISMKIKHVP; translated from the exons ATGGCA ATGGCAGTGTTTGTCGCGGCTCTGCTCTCTGTTTTCATGGGGTTTACTGAGTCTGTTTCTGATGAATTCTATCCGGTTGACTGCTCTGACATCTATAAGTCAGGAGAGAAAGTCAGTGGGATTTACTCCATCTATCCAGCAGGGGACATTCCTGTCTGGGTTTACTGTCAGATGATTTCAGGTGGGAAAGATGAAGAAAACGGAGGATGGACG GTGATTCAGAGGAGAATGGATGGCAGTGTGAATTTCTACCGGCCATGGAATCAGTACAAGAGAGGATTTGGGAATGTGGAGAGTGAATACTGGCTGG gGCTGGAGAACATGTACCAGCTGACACGCAAAAGAAAGTACATGCTGAGAGTGGATCTGGAGGACTTCAAAGGAAGGAAGGGTTTTGCTCTGTACACATTCTTCTCTGTGGGTCCTGAATCCGATGGGTATAAACTACAAGTTACAGGATTCAAAAATGGAGGAGCAG GTGACTCTTTGTTCACCCATAATGGACAGAAGTTTTCCACCTTTGACAAGGACCAAGAAAGCGATCCAAGAAACTGTGCCAAAACGTTCCTAGGGGCATTTTGGTACAATCGCTGTCACTACACAAACCCCAATGGTGTGTATTTGTGGGGTGAAGATCCCACCATTTATGCCATTGGAAATGTTTGGTATACCTGGAAGAATAATTTTGCTGTCGGTATGAAATACATCAGCATGAAGATCAAACATGTGCCCTAA